In the [Clostridium] colinum genome, one interval contains:
- a CDS encoding ATP-binding protein gives MIKKKAKVLKEECVACGRCKKVCPRGAISIKRGMYSQVDENLCVGCKKCIFICPANVIELIEVEV, from the coding sequence ATGATTAAAAAAAAGGCTAAAGTTTTAAAAGAAGAATGTGTAGCTTGCGGACGTTGCAAAAAAGTTTGCCCCCGAGGTGCTATTTCTATAAAAAGAGGTATGTATTCTCAAGTTGATGAAAATTTATGTGTAGGGTGTAAAAAATGTATTTTTATTTGCCCTGCAAATGTTATAGAATTAATAGAAGTGGAGGTTTAA
- a CDS encoding methionine ABC transporter ATP-binding protein — MVLIEQLVKTYGEGENAVNALKGIDLHIEKGEIFGIIGLSGAGKSSLVRCLNLLEKPTSGSIKIDGEDIIKLSKKQLRQSRKKIGMVFQHFNLLMNSTIYENVAFPMRIDNKPKDYIDKRVKELLDLVGLLDKKDMYPSMLSGGQKQRVGIARAIANNPNIIICDEATSALDPETTKAILSLLKDINKKLGITIIIITHEMDVIKHICNRVAILEKGKIAECGLVSEVFVNPKTQIAKSFFDSVDVKLENDIYQKALDGNGIVIKGIFIGETSTAPYISKMITKYNVEASILLGNIQHMDDTLIGTLVIKITGEDENINNAINYLKENNVLVEEVHYEY, encoded by the coding sequence ATGGTTTTAATAGAACAGCTTGTTAAAACATATGGTGAGGGAGAAAATGCTGTAAATGCACTAAAAGGAATAGATTTACACATAGAAAAAGGAGAAATTTTTGGCATAATAGGACTTAGTGGAGCAGGCAAAAGCTCTCTTGTAAGATGTTTAAATCTATTAGAAAAACCTACAAGTGGTAGCATAAAAATAGATGGCGAAGACATAATAAAACTATCTAAAAAGCAACTTAGACAATCTAGAAAAAAAATCGGTATGGTTTTTCAACACTTCAACCTTTTAATGAACTCTACTATTTATGAAAATGTAGCTTTTCCAATGCGTATAGATAATAAACCTAAAGATTATATTGATAAAAGAGTGAAAGAGCTTTTAGACCTTGTAGGACTCTTAGATAAAAAAGATATGTATCCGTCTATGTTATCTGGTGGGCAAAAACAAAGAGTTGGTATAGCTAGAGCAATAGCTAATAACCCTAATATTATTATATGTGATGAAGCAACAAGTGCTTTAGACCCTGAAACGACAAAAGCTATATTAAGCCTTTTAAAAGATATAAACAAAAAATTAGGTATTACAATTATTATAATAACTCATGAAATGGACGTTATAAAGCATATTTGCAATAGAGTAGCTATATTAGAAAAAGGTAAAATAGCCGAATGTGGCTTAGTATCAGAAGTATTTGTAAATCCAAAAACACAAATAGCAAAAAGCTTTTTTGATTCGGTAGACGTTAAGCTAGAAAATGACATTTATCAAAAGGCATTAGATGGTAACGGTATCGTTATAAAAGGAATATTTATAGGAGAAACGTCTACGGCTCCTTATATATCTAAAATGATAACTAAATATAACGTAGAAGCATCTATCTTACTTGGTAATATTCAACATATGGATGACACATTAATAGGTACTCTTGTTATAA
- a CDS encoding Crp/Fnr family transcriptional regulator, translated as MLKQDDFNYLEKKLSFWSKITPEEQEQILKESINKKYKKDENIYNPTKECLGIILIKKGELRSYILSEEGKEVTLYRLKEGDICVLSSSCILNNITFDVYIDCEKNTEVIIINSILFSELVNKNVYVENFILKNTVDKFSNVMWTIEQILFMKFDTRLAIFLLDESTKLGTNNIKITHQQIAKYIGSAREVVSRMLKYFEQEDIVKLSRGTIKIIDKEKLKKLI; from the coding sequence ATGTTAAAGCAAGATGATTTTAATTATTTAGAAAAAAAATTAAGTTTTTGGAGTAAAATTACCCCAGAAGAGCAAGAACAAATATTAAAAGAATCAATAAATAAAAAATATAAAAAAGATGAAAATATATATAATCCAACTAAAGAATGTTTAGGCATTATTTTAATAAAAAAGGGAGAGCTTAGGTCTTATATTTTATCTGAAGAAGGAAAAGAAGTAACATTATATCGTTTAAAAGAGGGTGATATTTGTGTTCTTTCATCATCTTGTATACTAAATAATATAACATTTGATGTTTATATCGATTGTGAGAAAAATACAGAGGTAATTATTATAAATTCTATTTTATTTTCAGAATTAGTAAATAAAAATGTATATGTAGAAAATTTTATATTAAAAAATACAGTAGATAAATTTTCTAATGTAATGTGGACAATAGAACAAATTTTATTTATGAAATTTGATACTCGTCTTGCTATATTTTTATTAGATGAATCAACAAAATTAGGTACAAATAACATAAAAATTACTCATCAACAAATAGCAAAATATATTGGAAGTGCCAGAGAGGTAGTATCTCGTATGTTAAAGTATTTTGAACAAGAAGATATTGTAAAATTATCTCGTGGCACTATAAAAATTATTGATAAAGAAAAATTAAAAAAATTGATTTAA
- a CDS encoding 4Fe-4S binding protein — MNKSKKWYDYLWIVSVIYLILGFFNILFAWFGLLCFFIPLLMSIFGKEKGYCNNYCGRGQLFNLLGTKLKLSRNKPIPKFLRKKWFRYGFLTFFMLMFINMLFTTYLVFSGANSLKQFVTLLWTIKLPWHWAYNANVSPWIAQFAFGFYSVMLTSSVLGFITMILFKPNSWCVYCPMGTMTQLICKIKYKNEA; from the coding sequence ATGAATAAAAGTAAAAAATGGTATGATTATTTATGGATTGTATCTGTTATTTATTTAATTCTAGGATTTTTTAATATTTTATTTGCTTGGTTTGGATTGTTATGTTTTTTTATACCGTTATTAATGTCTATTTTTGGAAAAGAAAAAGGCTATTGCAACAATTATTGTGGTAGAGGACAATTATTTAACCTTTTAGGTACAAAATTAAAATTATCAAGAAATAAACCTATTCCTAAGTTTTTACGTAAAAAATGGTTTAGATACGGCTTTTTAACATTTTTTATGCTAATGTTTATTAATATGTTATTTACAACTTATCTAGTGTTTTCTGGTGCTAATAGTCTAAAACAGTTTGTAACATTGCTCTGGACTATTAAGCTTCCGTGGCACTGGGCTTATAATGCTAATGTTTCTCCTTGGATAGCACAATTTGCATTTGGGTTTTATAGCGTTATGCTAACTTCCTCTGTATTAGGATTTATTACAATGATATTATTTAAGCCTAATTCTTGGTGTGTTTATTGCCCTATGGGGACTATGACACAGCTTATATGTAAAATAAAATATAAAAATGAAGCTTAA